In the genome of Acidimicrobiia bacterium, one region contains:
- a CDS encoding bifunctional nuclease family protein: MTPEGIPVELVGVRIELPTNTPIVLLRETGASRYLPIFIGASEATAIALALEGIEPQRPMTHDLLRDVVEALGATVDGVLVTALRDGVFFADLVLRRQAEELRVSSRPSDAIALAARADAPISVASAVLDEAGVEIRDEDEETEVERFRSFLDSVTPEDFDRNQ; encoded by the coding sequence ATGACGCCGGAGGGCATCCCCGTCGAGTTGGTGGGGGTACGCATCGAGCTCCCCACCAACACTCCGATCGTGCTGCTGCGCGAGACGGGAGCCTCTCGTTACCTGCCCATCTTCATCGGGGCCTCGGAGGCGACCGCCATCGCCCTGGCGCTAGAAGGCATCGAACCCCAGAGGCCGATGACCCACGATCTGCTGCGTGATGTAGTCGAGGCGTTGGGAGCGACGGTGGACGGGGTCCTCGTGACCGCCCTGCGTGACGGCGTGTTCTTCGCCGACCTCGTCCTGAGGCGTCAGGCCGAGGAGCTGAGGGTGTCGTCGCGTCCCTCCGACGCCATCGCTCTTGCGGCTCGCGCCGACGCCCCGATCTCGGTGGCATCGGCGGTCCTCGACGAGGCGGGAGTCGAGATCAGAGACGAGGACGAGGAGACCGAAGTGGAGCGCTTCCGCTCGTTCCTCGATTCGGTGACGCCCGAAGATTTCGACCGCAATCAATGA
- the hpt gene encoding hypoxanthine phosphoribosyltransferase, giving the protein MKPLAEVVDADTIRRRVAELGAAITADYAGRDPVLLGVLNGAVPFLADLSRRLPPEFEIDFLSLTRFGDEGRVAIAVDSATPLTGRDVIVVEDIVDTGLTLSYLLGLLGTRNPASLATVTLVDKVTRRIVDVDLEYRGFEVGDEFLLGYGLDWEGRYRNLPSLWAVLDLAVFRGDPDILARRVFSEAG; this is encoded by the coding sequence GTGAAGCCACTCGCCGAGGTCGTCGACGCCGACACCATCCGGCGACGGGTGGCCGAACTGGGAGCAGCGATCACCGCCGACTACGCAGGCAGGGACCCTGTGCTGCTCGGGGTGCTCAACGGCGCCGTTCCATTCCTCGCCGATCTCAGCCGGAGGCTCCCGCCCGAGTTCGAGATCGACTTCCTCAGCCTGACCCGATTCGGCGACGAGGGCAGGGTGGCGATAGCCGTCGACTCTGCCACACCGCTCACCGGACGCGACGTCATCGTCGTCGAGGACATCGTGGACACCGGGCTCACCCTGTCCTACCTCCTCGGTCTCCTGGGGACCAGGAACCCGGCATCCCTCGCCACGGTGACTCTGGTCGACAAGGTCACCCGGCGAATAGTCGACGTCGACCTCGAGTACCGGGGGTTCGAGGTGGGTGACGAGTTCCTGCTCGGGTACGGCCTGGACTGGGAGGGGAGATACCGCAACCTGCCTTCACTCTGGGCCGTGCTCGACCTCGCCGTATTCCGGGGAGATCCGGACATCCTGGCACGGCGTGTGTTCTCGGAGGCCGGGTAG
- a CDS encoding serine hydrolase yields the protein MATFTSIVLTLALGAGSVVPGLKPVDLPPPPMPVFPALEAPAIDASSWKVYSATREAEIGSKNPDAQSAPASITKLLTAILVVENLSLDSQATVSTRAGSTPIGYVGQEDVRTGETWVVRDLLSLIMVGSGNVASATLGEAVSGSPEAFAVLMNQKAQAIGMANSHFVNAHGLDAEGQVSTANDLIALGREALLHPDVLATTRIKSIPFRLAPREFTVDSTNRLLGVFPGYLGLKTGDTVSAGQVLLSYTETQHDRILAVVLGSKGRRVATRELVAWAMTTMGPRDHFFAPVVGTELALLLPEWYLPRLAAAGGLDGGEPTAPDRTPLTDDLNARFREMLPVLLGGDP from the coding sequence GTGGCGACATTCACTTCGATCGTCCTGACGCTCGCCCTCGGTGCCGGCAGTGTCGTGCCCGGCCTGAAGCCGGTCGATCTGCCGCCACCGCCAATGCCGGTGTTTCCCGCCCTTGAGGCGCCTGCCATCGATGCCTCGTCGTGGAAGGTCTATTCGGCGACGCGTGAGGCTGAGATCGGCTCCAAGAACCCGGATGCGCAGTCGGCCCCGGCATCGATCACCAAGCTGCTCACCGCCATCCTCGTCGTCGAGAACCTGTCACTCGACTCGCAGGCCACCGTGTCCACTCGGGCCGGCAGCACGCCGATCGGGTACGTGGGTCAGGAGGATGTTCGCACCGGAGAGACCTGGGTGGTACGAGACCTGCTCTCCCTGATCATGGTGGGTTCGGGCAACGTGGCGTCGGCCACGCTCGGCGAAGCCGTCTCCGGCAGCCCCGAGGCCTTCGCCGTCCTGATGAACCAGAAGGCGCAGGCCATCGGAATGGCGAACAGCCACTTCGTCAACGCCCACGGCCTCGACGCCGAGGGCCAGGTCTCGACGGCAAACGACCTGATCGCTCTCGGCCGCGAGGCGCTGCTTCATCCCGACGTCCTGGCCACGACGAGGATAAAGAGCATCCCGTTTCGGCTGGCCCCCAGGGAGTTCACCGTCGACTCGACCAACCGCCTGCTGGGGGTGTTTCCCGGCTACCTCGGTCTCAAGACGGGGGACACCGTCAGCGCCGGCCAGGTGCTCCTCTCCTACACCGAGACCCAGCATGATCGGATCCTGGCCGTTGTGCTCGGATCGAAGGGACGGCGCGTCGCCACGCGCGAGCTCGTCGCATGGGCGATGACGACCATGGGCCCCCGCGACCACTTCTTCGCTCCGGTCGTGGGAACCGAGCTCGCCCTGCTCCTTCCCGAGTGGTACCTGCCCCGGCTGGCGGCGGCAGGCGGGTTGGATGGCGGCGAACCGACGGCTCCCGATCGAACGCCCCTCACCGACGATCTCAACGCCCGGTTCCGGGAGATGCTGCCGGTTCTGCTCGGAGGCGACCCGTGA
- a CDS encoding MerR family transcriptional regulator, which produces MKAAARIGIGEAAEALKSEFPDVTVSKIRFLEAEGLINPPRTRSGYREFGPEDLERIRYVLRQQRDHFLPLRVIKAKMTAWERGESTAPAPAAGPPAGAYFASDGRNLGASEAAEAAGVPETLVRQLLEHGVLVAPQGGAAAFDSDDVAVLRAAYRMVGHGLEARHLRTIRLGANREVDLFRQLAGPMLRHATPAARRQAAEMLADVAQAAREMQEAMVRADLRETLGR; this is translated from the coding sequence ATGAAGGCGGCGGCCCGTATCGGAATCGGCGAAGCGGCCGAGGCACTCAAGTCCGAGTTCCCGGATGTGACCGTCTCCAAGATCCGATTCCTCGAGGCGGAGGGCCTCATCAACCCTCCTCGCACCCGCTCCGGGTACCGGGAGTTCGGTCCAGAGGACCTGGAGCGGATCCGATACGTGCTCCGGCAGCAGCGTGACCACTTCCTGCCCCTACGCGTGATCAAGGCGAAGATGACCGCCTGGGAGCGGGGCGAGTCGACTGCGCCGGCACCGGCAGCCGGGCCTCCCGCCGGTGCGTACTTCGCCTCAGACGGGCGCAATCTGGGTGCTTCCGAGGCGGCGGAGGCGGCCGGTGTTCCCGAGACGCTCGTGCGCCAGCTGCTCGAACACGGGGTGCTCGTCGCTCCTCAGGGTGGGGCCGCCGCATTCGACTCCGATGACGTGGCAGTCCTGCGGGCCGCCTACCGCATGGTGGGCCACGGCCTGGAGGCCCGCCACCTGCGAACGATCCGGCTGGGCGCCAACCGCGAGGTCGATCTGTTCCGGCAACTCGCCGGGCCGATGCTTCGCCATGCCACCCCGGCTGCCCGCCGTCAGGCGGCCGAGATGCTCGCCGACGTCGCTCAGGCGGCGCGCGAGATGCAGGAGGCCATGGTGAGAGCCGACCTGCGCGAAACACTGGGCCGCTGA
- a CDS encoding FHA domain-containing protein — protein sequence MTHDSPQETGEGEATETHDSLAPDVDTPVHGLKGWALMVASGPRSGLYWTVGDEVLAGRDPDATIFLDDVTVSRRHARFELRGGRLFVTDMGSTNGTYVNGTRQEEAELVAGDEVIIGRFRLGVVRGS from the coding sequence GTGACACACGACTCGCCTCAGGAAACGGGTGAGGGCGAGGCCACCGAGACCCACGACTCCCTGGCACCGGACGTCGACACACCCGTCCACGGTCTGAAGGGATGGGCACTGATGGTGGCGTCGGGCCCGCGTTCGGGTCTCTACTGGACGGTGGGGGATGAGGTGCTGGCGGGTCGCGATCCGGACGCCACCATTTTCCTCGACGACGTGACCGTCTCGCGTCGGCATGCTCGGTTCGAGCTGCGTGGCGGCCGGCTTTTCGTCACCGACATGGGGTCCACCAATGGCACCTATGTCAACGGGACCCGTCAGGAAGAAGCCGAGCTCGTCGCTGGCGACGAGGTGATCATCGGCAGATTCCGGTTGGGTGTGGTGCGCGGCTCATGA
- the gcvH gene encoding glycine cleavage system protein GcvH, giving the protein MTPPGDRRYTDQHEWVLPSAEGVRIGITDYAQDALGDVVFVDLPEVGRVVEAGDTIVEVESTKSLAEVYAPCAGTILAVNTELAARPEIINADPYGEAWFVEIAPADPGSIESLLDAEAYERLIA; this is encoded by the coding sequence GTGACCCCGCCTGGGGACCGCCGCTACACAGACCAGCACGAATGGGTGCTCCCGAGCGCCGAAGGAGTACGGATCGGGATCACCGACTACGCCCAGGACGCTCTCGGCGACGTCGTGTTCGTCGACCTTCCCGAGGTGGGGAGGGTCGTCGAGGCCGGCGACACCATCGTCGAGGTCGAGTCGACCAAGTCCCTGGCCGAGGTATACGCCCCGTGCGCAGGCACGATCCTGGCCGTCAACACCGAGCTCGCCGCCCGCCCCGAGATCATCAACGCCGACCCCTACGGCGAAGCCTGGTTCGTGGAGATCGCTCCCGCAGATCCCGGATCGATCGAGTCGCTCCTCGACGCCGAGGCGTACGAGCGGCTCATCGCATGA
- a CDS encoding CDP-alcohol phosphatidyltransferase family protein has translation MILTIPNAVSAVRISLIPVFVWLLVGRDDPTAAGLLLGFIGATDWVDGYLARRLGQVSELGKILDPIADRAAVMTALLAGWAAGVLPGWFTLAVLARELLVITGTGWAVARRGVRIPVRRVGKVATFAIYFALPGFMLHAGGEGEFFRWFAWVVGITGLALYWYAAALYARDVLALVGRDDSQVSSTLRDNEEPK, from the coding sequence GTGATCCTCACGATTCCCAACGCGGTGTCGGCGGTTCGGATCTCTCTGATACCCGTGTTCGTCTGGCTTCTCGTCGGGCGTGACGATCCAACCGCCGCCGGGCTGCTGCTCGGCTTCATCGGGGCGACCGACTGGGTGGACGGGTATCTGGCCCGTCGCCTCGGACAGGTGTCCGAGCTGGGCAAGATCCTGGACCCGATCGCCGATCGCGCCGCCGTCATGACCGCACTCCTGGCCGGCTGGGCGGCCGGCGTCTTGCCGGGTTGGTTCACGCTCGCCGTCCTGGCGCGAGAGCTGTTGGTGATCACCGGCACCGGCTGGGCGGTGGCCCGACGGGGAGTGAGGATTCCGGTGCGGCGCGTGGGCAAGGTGGCCACCTTCGCGATCTACTTCGCCTTGCCCGGCTTCATGCTCCACGCAGGCGGCGAGGGAGAGTTCTTTCGATGGTTCGCCTGGGTGGTGGGCATCACGGGGTTGGCCCTCTACTGGTACGCCGCCGCCTTGTATGCCCGGGACGTGCTCGCCCTCGTCGGGCGGGACGACAGCCAGGTATCCTCGACACTTCGAGACAACGAGGAGCCGAAGTGA
- a CDS encoding septum formation family protein gives MTTRIATIVLALTVVVGACGDDTSVFDLAVGDCFDDPPSVADEVEAVTTVDCTQPHDNEIYFEYQMTEAVYPGREETMNLAATRCLAEFEPFVGMPYADSDLDLFPITPTAESWENGDRVVYCAIYALDLSKLTGSMRGAAR, from the coding sequence ATGACCACCCGTATCGCCACGATCGTGCTCGCACTGACGGTGGTGGTCGGTGCCTGCGGAGACGACACCTCGGTGTTCGACCTCGCCGTCGGCGACTGCTTCGACGATCCTCCCTCTGTGGCCGACGAGGTCGAAGCGGTCACCACCGTCGACTGCACCCAACCCCACGACAACGAGATCTACTTCGAGTACCAGATGACCGAGGCGGTGTACCCCGGTCGAGAAGAGACGATGAACCTGGCCGCCACTCGATGCCTGGCCGAGTTCGAACCATTCGTCGGAATGCCGTACGCCGACTCCGACCTCGATCTGTTCCCGATCACGCCAACGGCCGAGAGCTGGGAGAACGGGGACCGGGTGGTCTACTGCGCCATCTACGCCCTCGACCTGAGCAAGCTGACCGGCTCGATGCGCGGGGCGGCAAGATGA
- a CDS encoding acyl-CoA carboxylase subunit beta, producing MSQQERFRRAAERARLGGPERHRSRLADQGKLPTRERVALLCDPDSFVEDGLLANISGDEGLGADGVVTGRATVDGRPVVVVANDPTVKAGSWGARTVEKIIRVLEAAYQERLPVFYLIDSGGARITDQVDLFPGRRGAGRIFHSQVRLSGRVPQICCLFGPSAAGGAYIPAFCDVVVMVEGNASMYLGSPRMAEMVVGEHTTLEEMGGARMHCTTSGCGDALVGSDAEAISWARAYFSYMPADFATEPPLYDFEDPEGIEPSGVVPEDPKQGYDMVQLLRAVFDDGSLLQIKELFAPEVITTLARLGGRPMGIVASQPQHLGGVLFVDSADKAARFIWLCDAFNIPLIFFADVPGFMIGSEVERQGIIRAGAKMLTAIAEATVPRISVIVRKAYGAGLYAFSGPGFLPDATLALPTAEIAVMGPEPAVNAVFYNAIQQIDDDAERAAFVAARRAEYEIDVDLMRLASDLVIDAVVEAADLREELLKRLAYASNRDRGFSERRHGVPPV from the coding sequence GTGAGCCAGCAGGAACGGTTTCGCAGAGCCGCCGAGCGCGCCCGGCTCGGAGGACCGGAGCGGCACCGTTCCCGCCTCGCCGACCAGGGGAAGCTCCCCACCCGGGAACGGGTAGCCCTGCTGTGTGATCCGGATTCCTTCGTAGAGGACGGCCTGCTGGCCAACATCTCCGGCGACGAGGGACTCGGCGCCGACGGCGTGGTCACCGGCCGCGCCACGGTCGATGGCCGACCCGTCGTGGTGGTGGCCAACGATCCCACGGTGAAGGCCGGCTCCTGGGGAGCGCGCACCGTGGAGAAGATCATCAGGGTGCTGGAAGCGGCGTATCAGGAGCGGCTCCCGGTGTTCTACCTCATCGACTCCGGCGGGGCCAGGATCACCGATCAGGTCGACCTGTTTCCGGGGCGCAGGGGAGCGGGGCGAATCTTCCACAGCCAGGTCCGGCTCTCCGGAAGGGTCCCCCAGATCTGCTGCCTCTTCGGGCCCTCGGCAGCGGGTGGTGCCTACATCCCGGCGTTCTGTGACGTTGTCGTCATGGTCGAGGGCAACGCCTCGATGTACCTGGGATCGCCCCGCATGGCCGAGATGGTGGTGGGGGAGCACACAACGCTCGAAGAGATGGGGGGAGCGCGAATGCACTGCACGACCAGCGGCTGCGGCGACGCCCTGGTCGGAAGCGACGCCGAGGCCATCTCCTGGGCGCGCGCCTACTTCTCCTACATGCCCGCCGACTTCGCCACGGAGCCGCCCCTGTACGACTTCGAGGACCCCGAGGGCATCGAACCGTCCGGAGTCGTGCCCGAGGATCCCAAGCAGGGATACGACATGGTGCAACTGCTGCGGGCAGTCTTCGACGACGGATCCCTCCTGCAGATCAAGGAGCTGTTCGCGCCCGAGGTGATCACGACCCTGGCCCGTCTCGGGGGGCGGCCGATGGGGATCGTGGCCTCGCAACCCCAGCACCTCGGCGGAGTGCTCTTCGTCGACTCCGCCGACAAGGCGGCACGGTTCATCTGGCTGTGCGATGCCTTCAACATCCCTCTCATCTTCTTCGCCGACGTGCCCGGGTTCATGATCGGCTCGGAGGTGGAGCGGCAGGGGATCATCCGGGCAGGCGCAAAGATGCTCACCGCCATCGCCGAAGCAACCGTGCCCCGGATCTCGGTGATCGTGCGCAAGGCCTACGGGGCCGGCCTTTACGCCTTCTCCGGGCCCGGATTCCTCCCCGACGCCACGCTCGCCCTGCCGACGGCCGAGATCGCCGTCATGGGACCGGAACCGGCCGTGAACGCCGTGTTCTACAACGCCATCCAGCAGATCGACGACGACGCCGAACGAGCCGCTTTCGTCGCCGCTCGCCGGGCCGAGTACGAGATCGACGTCGACCTGATGCGTCTCGCCTCGGACCTGGTGATCGATGCCGTGGTAGAGGCGGCCGATCTCCGAGAGGAACTGTTGAAGAGGCTGGCGTACGCCTCCAATCGGGATCGCGGATTCTCAGAGCGGCGTCACGGGGTGCCTCCGGTGTGA
- the der gene encoding ribosome biogenesis GTPase Der, translating into MPPRNATPVVAVVGRPNVGKSTLVNRVLGRRAAVVEARPGVTRDRREFDAEWAGTRFILVDTGGWEAADHHLSPDIRAQAEAAVSAADVVLVVADATTDATEDDEAVARIVQRSQVPALLVANKSDGERVDREAGGLWKLGLGEPVPISALHGRNVGDLLDRLVALLPEARPEPVGESPPTLAIVGRPNVGKSTLLNRLVGRPRVLVSSVPGTTRDPVDTMVEIGGRPYRLVDTAGIRRAAKVDEPTEFYSVIRAREVLDDADVVLLVVDGVEGVTHQEQRLAEEIVESGAGLVVLLNKWDATDTEQKERTTVDAADRLAFVGWAPLLRISALSGARLHRLGGAIEEVLANRRIRIPTPELNRLIEALQEAHPPPTRGGRRGRIMYAVQADIEPPTIVLFTRGGEIGPDYLRFLEGRLRSEYGFVGTPIRLVARRRRPREKA; encoded by the coding sequence TCGGGCCGCCGTCGTCGAGGCGCGACCCGGAGTGACGCGTGACCGTCGCGAGTTCGACGCCGAGTGGGCCGGGACGCGCTTCATCCTGGTCGACACCGGAGGTTGGGAGGCGGCAGATCACCATCTCTCGCCCGACATCCGCGCCCAGGCCGAAGCCGCGGTGTCTGCGGCCGACGTGGTGCTCGTTGTCGCCGACGCCACCACTGACGCCACCGAGGACGACGAGGCGGTGGCCCGGATCGTGCAACGGTCGCAGGTCCCGGCGCTGCTGGTGGCCAACAAATCCGACGGGGAACGGGTGGATCGGGAGGCGGGGGGCCTCTGGAAGCTCGGCCTGGGGGAGCCGGTGCCGATCAGTGCACTCCATGGCCGGAATGTGGGTGACCTGCTGGACCGACTCGTGGCCCTGCTGCCCGAGGCAAGACCAGAACCCGTGGGGGAGAGTCCGCCGACGCTGGCCATCGTGGGCCGCCCCAACGTCGGCAAGTCCACGCTGCTCAATCGGCTGGTCGGCCGGCCCCGAGTGTTGGTGAGCTCCGTGCCGGGAACCACCCGTGACCCGGTGGACACCATGGTCGAGATCGGAGGGAGACCCTATCGCCTCGTGGACACCGCCGGCATCCGGCGTGCCGCCAAGGTGGACGAGCCAACCGAGTTCTACTCGGTGATCAGGGCGCGCGAGGTGCTCGACGATGCCGACGTGGTGCTGCTCGTCGTCGACGGAGTCGAAGGGGTGACCCACCAGGAGCAGCGACTCGCCGAGGAGATCGTCGAGTCGGGAGCAGGCCTGGTGGTGCTGCTCAACAAGTGGGATGCCACCGACACCGAGCAGAAGGAACGCACCACGGTCGATGCCGCCGACCGTCTCGCCTTCGTCGGTTGGGCTCCACTACTGCGGATCTCGGCCCTCTCCGGCGCCCGTCTCCATCGCCTCGGGGGTGCCATCGAGGAGGTGCTCGCCAACCGCCGAATCCGGATCCCGACGCCCGAGCTCAACCGCCTCATCGAGGCGCTCCAGGAGGCGCATCCGCCTCCGACACGAGGGGGCCGCCGGGGACGGATCATGTACGCCGTTCAAGCCGACATCGAACCACCTACGATCGTCCTCTTCACACGGGGCGGCGAGATCGGTCCTGACTATCTGCGCTTCCTGGAAGGCCGCCTGCGCTCCGAGTACGGCTTCGTCGGCACGCCGATACGCTTGGTGGCCCGTAGACGACGGCCGAGGGAGAAGGCGTGA